In Pseudodesulfovibrio sp. S3, one DNA window encodes the following:
- a CDS encoding NADH-quinone oxidoreductase subunit N → MNFDITALVPELFFFCVVLALMIQSLGNKEWKPPVERWLPFGACAAFFVTITGFHLHGSMFWDVYKVDLMSQFFKIAITFGFYVTVLNASRQPTLDEGKRADYYMLLGFSTLGLMLLASSVELITIYLALELASYSMYAVIPLRAKSKGAAEAGVKYIMFGAVATALALYGLSYIMASQHTTYIAELMNKSWSFADQPMAVVGLSLFLAGMFFKLALFPFHFWCPDVYQGASNETAAFVATMPKMGAIVVLCRLAVLLKPGLEITTILAVLGALSMTFGNLSALAQTDIKRLLGFSSVAHAGYIMVGLVSGTPEGLGAAAFYGLAYLVMNLLVFWVVCRISTDGRNLQLSDLNGLYKKAPVLAFSLAAGAFALVGLPPTMGFMGKFFLITSAWDHGYNWLVITLVVNSAIAIYYYLGLFRHAFTEETAPGKVAAPDNGWFASAGAGMLAAAVLLIGMVPAPLFNFAINAGKTLYGITVHLGGGGH, encoded by the coding sequence GTGAACTTCGATATCACTGCACTTGTCCCGGAGCTGTTCTTCTTCTGTGTGGTGCTGGCTCTCATGATCCAGTCCCTTGGCAACAAGGAGTGGAAACCGCCGGTTGAAAGATGGTTGCCGTTCGGCGCATGCGCCGCCTTCTTCGTGACCATCACAGGTTTCCATTTGCATGGCAGCATGTTCTGGGATGTCTACAAAGTGGACCTCATGTCCCAGTTCTTCAAGATCGCCATCACTTTCGGCTTCTATGTGACCGTGCTCAATGCGTCGCGTCAGCCGACCTTGGATGAAGGAAAACGGGCCGACTACTACATGCTGCTCGGCTTCTCCACTCTGGGCCTGATGCTGCTCGCCTCCTCGGTGGAGTTGATCACCATCTACCTGGCGCTGGAATTGGCTTCCTACTCCATGTATGCCGTCATCCCGCTGCGCGCCAAGAGCAAGGGCGCGGCCGAGGCAGGCGTCAAATACATCATGTTCGGTGCCGTGGCCACGGCGCTGGCCCTGTACGGCTTGTCCTACATCATGGCCAGCCAACACACCACGTACATCGCTGAACTCATGAACAAATCCTGGTCGTTCGCAGACCAGCCCATGGCCGTTGTCGGACTGTCCCTGTTCCTGGCAGGCATGTTCTTCAAGCTGGCCTTGTTCCCGTTCCACTTCTGGTGCCCGGACGTCTATCAGGGTGCCAGCAACGAAACTGCGGCCTTCGTGGCCACCATGCCCAAGATGGGTGCCATCGTGGTCCTGTGCCGTTTGGCCGTGCTCCTTAAGCCCGGCCTGGAGATCACCACCATCCTGGCGGTGCTCGGTGCACTTTCCATGACCTTCGGCAACCTCTCTGCCCTGGCCCAGACGGACATCAAGCGACTGCTCGGTTTCTCGTCCGTGGCTCATGCCGGGTATATCATGGTCGGTCTGGTCTCGGGCACGCCCGAAGGTCTGGGCGCAGCCGCCTTCTATGGCCTGGCCTATCTGGTCATGAACCTGCTGGTGTTCTGGGTTGTCTGCCGCATATCCACCGATGGCCGCAACCTGCAGTTGTCCGATCTGAACGGCTTGTACAAAAAAGCCCCGGTGCTGGCGTTCTCGCTGGCCGCCGGAGCGTTCGCCCTTGTCGGCCTGCCGCCGACCATGGGCTTCATGGGCAAGTTCTTCCTGATCACCTCTGCCTGGGATCATGGATACAACTGGTTGGTCATCACCCTGGTGGTGAACTCGGCTATCGCCATCTACTATTACCTGGGCCTGTTCAGACATGCCTTTACTGAAGAGACTGCGCCCGGCAAGGTTGCGGCTCCCGACAACGGCTGGTTTGCTTCGGCGGGCGCAGGCATGCTTGCGGCGGCGGTGCTGCTTATCGGCATGGTTCCGGCTCCGCTGTTCAACTTTGCCATCAATGCGGGCAAGACCCTGTACGGCATCACCGTCCACTTGGGTGGCGGCGGTCACTAG
- a CDS encoding DUF2867 domain-containing protein has protein sequence MTNDSTDDAFAEIVKAIGKIDYYHVKTVESPATLREFVTNCLAYMPGWMRFLYRVREYFVLMLGTRQDEIPRQLPMSPQDLSFTPGDPGSFFTVLAGKENLYWLGEAKDDMIAGCLGMVCEPTQHGTNRFHVVTTATYLRWTARIYFNVIRPFHHLVIHCMTRHALKQLPE, from the coding sequence ATGACCAATGATTCTACCGATGACGCTTTTGCCGAAATAGTGAAAGCCATAGGAAAAATTGACTACTATCATGTAAAAACAGTCGAATCACCAGCCACATTGCGGGAATTCGTAACGAACTGCCTTGCTTACATGCCGGGCTGGATGCGGTTTCTCTATCGCGTCCGCGAATACTTCGTGCTGATGCTGGGCACACGCCAGGATGAAATTCCCAGGCAATTGCCCATGTCCCCCCAAGACCTATCCTTCACGCCAGGAGATCCCGGATCGTTCTTCACTGTTTTGGCGGGCAAAGAAAATCTGTATTGGTTAGGTGAAGCAAAAGACGACATGATCGCTGGATGCCTGGGGATGGTTTGTGAACCTACCCAACACGGAACAAACCGATTCCATGTGGTCACCACGGCCACATATCTCCGTTGGACAGCACGCATATACTTCAACGTCATCCGCCCGTTTCACCACCTGGTCATCCACTGCATGACCAGACATGCCCTGAAACAACTCCCGGAGTGA
- a CDS encoding TetR/AcrR family transcriptional regulator, producing the protein MKISAGKKTENRRAILEAAVDLLIESGFKSMSMRAVARKAGVGDATIYSYFPTKDALIYGYYEESLEGAVRSMAEIDDFERFDLREKLQLLFETILEGYLADREFVSETFSSVFFRPVPGGKGVRAIRSRFLEIVREQFDIATEAGELPDIILKDLVYQCIWDYFIATILYWLKDDSEQFSNTTLFIDKSLDLGYVMLKSGVLDKVTGLASFLFKSHVLSRIEMIMDERDTFSRIKEEFMSHDAT; encoded by the coding sequence ATGAAAATTAGCGCAGGAAAAAAGACAGAGAACAGACGCGCCATCCTTGAAGCTGCTGTGGATCTGTTGATCGAGTCCGGTTTCAAATCCATGAGTATGCGGGCGGTTGCCCGCAAGGCCGGTGTCGGGGACGCCACCATCTACAGCTATTTCCCCACGAAGGACGCCTTGATCTACGGGTATTACGAGGAGTCGCTGGAGGGTGCCGTTCGGAGCATGGCGGAGATCGACGACTTCGAACGTTTTGATCTTCGAGAAAAGTTGCAGTTGTTATTCGAGACTATTCTGGAAGGGTATCTGGCCGATCGTGAATTTGTGAGCGAGACATTTTCTTCGGTCTTTTTCCGTCCCGTCCCCGGCGGAAAGGGGGTGCGTGCCATTCGTTCACGGTTCCTGGAAATCGTTCGGGAACAATTTGACATTGCCACGGAGGCTGGCGAGTTGCCCGACATCATTCTCAAGGATTTGGTGTACCAGTGCATCTGGGATTATTTCATCGCCACCATACTGTATTGGCTTAAGGATGACTCGGAGCAATTTTCCAATACCACGTTGTTCATCGATAAGAGTCTGGACCTGGGCTATGTCATGCTGAAATCCGGGGTACTGGACAAGGTCACTGGGTTGGCTTCGTTTCTTTTCAAGTCGCATGTTTTGAGCCGGATCGAGATGATCATGGACGAGCGGGATACCTTTTCCCGTATCAAAGAGGAGTTCATGAGCCATGACGCCACGTGA
- a CDS encoding AarF/ABC1/UbiB kinase family protein: MTPRDDTPQGRMGRGLVYGGMAARMGGTYLKYAAQKPFFSMDGKTQAKRTMNEKNAEVLFGGLSRLKGTALKIAQLLSLELDIFPPEIRAQLEKSYTDVPPMNRAMARKVLINAYGTRPEKIFESFESTAFAAASLGQVHRAVDFEGNALALKIQYPSIRQTIHDDIRLLRGLLRPFAEYRTLEPTIEEIETRFMEETDYLAEAANIRFFRNNLILDAITVPHVFEDLCTDRVLCMSIMEGQTLNHWLASNPSQDDRDTVARRLNRIFLKSLYELDCIHADPNPGNFIIGNDLTIGLVDYGCIKRFTHEFVLIYKKLPQIIIRGDKAAYFDALRGMQIVDKELSPAVEEAIFECAYAVGKWLGRLYESEFFDFGAESGFISEGKETMRAMLKQRRHFTMNPDLIFLDRTRYGLLRIFEQLKCRISLRNPYENDD, encoded by the coding sequence ATGACGCCACGTGATGACACTCCCCAGGGGAGAATGGGCCGAGGGCTGGTCTATGGGGGTATGGCGGCACGTATGGGCGGAACATATCTTAAGTACGCAGCCCAAAAGCCGTTTTTTTCGATGGATGGGAAGACCCAGGCCAAGCGTACCATGAATGAGAAGAATGCGGAGGTCTTGTTCGGCGGACTGAGTCGGCTCAAGGGCACGGCATTGAAGATTGCCCAGTTGCTCAGTTTGGAGTTGGACATCTTTCCGCCTGAGATTCGTGCTCAATTGGAGAAGTCCTACACGGACGTTCCGCCCATGAACAGGGCCATGGCGCGCAAGGTGCTTATCAACGCGTATGGGACACGCCCGGAAAAAATATTCGAATCGTTCGAGTCCACGGCATTTGCCGCTGCCAGCCTCGGACAGGTACACCGGGCCGTGGATTTCGAGGGCAATGCGCTTGCCTTGAAAATCCAGTATCCGTCAATCCGGCAGACCATCCATGACGATATTCGCCTGCTCCGGGGACTGCTTCGTCCTTTTGCGGAGTACAGGACATTGGAACCGACCATAGAGGAGATTGAAACCCGTTTCATGGAAGAGACCGACTATTTGGCTGAAGCCGCAAATATACGTTTTTTCAGGAATAATCTCATATTGGATGCCATTACTGTACCTCATGTGTTCGAAGACCTGTGTACAGACCGGGTTTTGTGCATGTCGATCATGGAAGGACAGACGCTGAACCATTGGCTGGCGTCAAATCCGTCACAGGATGATCGGGACACCGTGGCCCGGCGGCTCAACCGGATTTTCCTGAAAAGTCTGTATGAGTTGGACTGCATTCATGCCGATCCGAATCCAGGGAATTTCATCATAGGAAACGATCTTACCATCGGGCTGGTGGATTATGGTTGCATAAAGCGGTTCACCCACGAGTTTGTGCTTATCTATAAAAAGCTCCCGCAGATCATCATCCGGGGAGATAAAGCTGCCTATTTTGATGCGCTGCGAGGCATGCAGATCGTTGACAAGGAGCTGAGTCCTGCGGTGGAGGAAGCGATTTTCGAGTGTGCCTACGCCGTTGGGAAGTGGCTCGGACGCCTGTATGAATCCGAGTTCTTCGATTTTGGCGCAGAGAGCGGCTTCATCAGTGAAGGAAAGGAGACAATGCGGGCCATGCTCAAGCAGCGCAGGCACTTCACCATGAATCCGGATTTGATTTTCTTGGACAGAACCCGCTACGGTTTGTTGCGTATCTTTGAGCAACTCAAGTGTCGGATATCCCTTCGCAACCCTTATGAAAATGATGATTGA
- a CDS encoding DUF169 domain-containing protein yields MDSLILKHLVPEFAPVAIVWSDTVPADAFQFKEGRFGCVLYLFAEASRRGKTAAGCRENIQCPGGRAALGLGIGFDASEAILDQHAALFSKGLCSARNQEAYEKIMANSPRNWQEMYAFGERRHASGDLAREWILHGLPRYDIPNKYVLFKPLSRAEAGENIRAVIFPVNPVELSGLVTLAGSVMSGTDPVQVPQGTDCTSIAAFPYAQAESPEPRAVLGMMGLDGREMMRKRFRDDVLTLTVPMPLFERMEAEAADSVFQLSSWEKLRGQ; encoded by the coding sequence ATGGACAGTCTTATTCTGAAGCACCTCGTGCCCGAATTCGCCCCTGTTGCGATTGTCTGGAGCGACACCGTTCCCGCTGATGCATTTCAATTCAAAGAGGGCAGATTCGGTTGCGTTCTCTATCTCTTTGCCGAGGCATCCAGGCGAGGGAAGACCGCTGCCGGCTGCCGTGAAAACATACAATGTCCGGGCGGACGCGCCGCTTTGGGGCTTGGTATCGGCTTTGACGCCTCCGAAGCCATACTCGATCAACATGCTGCTTTGTTCAGTAAGGGGCTTTGCTCGGCGAGGAACCAGGAGGCCTACGAAAAGATAATGGCGAATTCGCCCCGGAATTGGCAGGAGATGTATGCATTCGGAGAACGCAGGCACGCCAGCGGCGATCTGGCCCGGGAGTGGATTCTTCACGGATTGCCACGGTACGATATCCCGAACAAATACGTCCTTTTTAAACCATTGAGTCGAGCGGAAGCCGGAGAGAATATTCGCGCAGTCATTTTTCCAGTAAATCCCGTCGAGCTTTCCGGCCTGGTCACCCTTGCGGGTTCGGTCATGTCCGGGACAGATCCCGTCCAGGTTCCCCAAGGCACGGACTGTACCAGCATAGCCGCTTTCCCCTATGCCCAGGCGGAATCGCCCGAGCCCCGGGCGGTTTTGGGCATGATGGGCCTTGATGGCCGGGAGATGATGCGCAAGCGGTTTCGGGATGATGTCTTGACGCTTACCGTGCCCATGCCTCTTTTCGAGCGCATGGAGGCCGAGGCCGCCGACAGCGTGTTTCAACTCTCATCCTGGGAAAAATTGCGCGGGCAGTGA
- a CDS encoding type I restriction enzyme HsdR N-terminal domain-containing protein, producing the protein MHETSLGGTLRDYLSGEEIDETTFEEFRQLLVKLLVEEKGYPKDRFKAKVPIKYCVDGEDYERPIDFVLYDGQGKPVFIIIFCAGNVATFERETVCAGRLIEGGPVPFALVTDTMEASLMDVRTGERIAHGMDAVPDFDRLMKMADDAEIKPLTEEQREKQTRVFHAYCGFVCGDHCECSLPPMPGKK; encoded by the coding sequence ATGCACGAAACAAGTTTGGGCGGCACGCTCCGGGATTATCTGTCAGGCGAAGAGATCGACGAGACGACCTTTGAGGAATTCCGTCAGCTACTGGTTAAGTTGTTGGTGGAGGAAAAGGGGTACCCAAAGGACCGGTTCAAGGCCAAGGTTCCGATCAAGTATTGCGTGGATGGGGAGGATTATGAGCGGCCCATCGACTTTGTGCTCTATGACGGGCAAGGAAAGCCCGTCTTTATCATCATTTTTTGTGCGGGCAATGTGGCCACCTTTGAGCGGGAGACCGTGTGCGCGGGCAGACTCATCGAAGGCGGCCCGGTTCCCTTTGCACTGGTCACCGACACCATGGAGGCCTCGCTCATGGATGTGCGCACCGGAGAGCGGATCGCCCACGGCATGGATGCGGTCCCGGATTTCGATCGGCTGATGAAAATGGCGGATGACGCCGAGATCAAGCCCCTGACCGAAGAACAGCGCGAAAAGCAGACCCGTGTGTTCCACGCCTACTGCGGCTTCGTGTGCGGTGATCACTGCGAGTGTTCGCTGCCGCCCATGCCGGGGAAAAAGTGA
- a CDS encoding ferredoxin: MNNTNTCIKHREVAIELGDCRSCQGCIDLNPDVFQWDEALDMPYVCRSEVTEEEVRDIMNTCPEGCIIFVDD; this comes from the coding sequence ATGAACAACACCAATACCTGTATAAAGCACCGAGAGGTGGCCATTGAGTTGGGCGACTGCCGCTCCTGCCAGGGCTGTATTGACCTGAACCCCGATGTATTCCAATGGGACGAGGCTCTGGACATGCCCTATGTCTGCCGTTCAGAGGTTACGGAAGAAGAGGTTCGGGACATCATGAACACTTGCCCCGAAGGCTGCATAATCTTTGTGGATGACTGA
- a CDS encoding DUF933 domain-containing protein, with amino-acid sequence MKTAIFGFSGSGKTDLFAALAGPAAAAAGNRAMVKVPDKRLDPLIELFSPKKVTYSEIEYLDIPGGGGKGTGLGERVLNEVRPYDCLIGVLDAFSGMNDPKQQWQAIEADMMVSDMAVIEKRLEKLEADGKKNKTLVDPKEEAALKRALALLEEERPLRTDEEVTSMPELKGYKFLSARPILYAWNCPEGEEADQPLPEDTLGMTHIAVSAKLERELAEVDDPEEKAMFLEDLGITESALDKVIAKTYHLLGLISFLTAGDDECRTWPLRAGSTAPQAAGVIHTDFEKGFIRAEVIAFEDFLKHGDFKKVKDAGRARLEGKEYIVRDGDIIEFRFNV; translated from the coding sequence ATGAAAACCGCTATTTTCGGATTCTCCGGCTCCGGGAAAACCGACCTCTTCGCCGCTCTGGCCGGTCCCGCTGCGGCTGCCGCAGGCAACCGGGCCATGGTCAAGGTCCCGGACAAACGGCTGGATCCGCTGATCGAGCTCTTCAGCCCAAAAAAGGTCACCTACAGTGAAATAGAATATCTGGACATCCCGGGCGGTGGCGGCAAAGGCACCGGTCTGGGCGAACGCGTGCTCAACGAAGTCCGCCCTTACGATTGCCTCATCGGGGTGCTCGACGCATTCTCCGGCATGAACGATCCCAAACAGCAATGGCAGGCCATCGAGGCCGACATGATGGTCTCGGACATGGCGGTCATCGAAAAACGGCTGGAAAAACTGGAAGCGGACGGCAAGAAGAACAAGACCCTGGTGGACCCCAAGGAAGAAGCCGCACTCAAACGCGCCCTGGCCCTGCTTGAGGAGGAACGCCCCCTGCGTACCGACGAGGAAGTCACGTCCATGCCGGAACTCAAAGGCTATAAATTCCTGTCGGCCCGCCCCATACTCTACGCCTGGAACTGCCCCGAAGGTGAGGAGGCCGACCAACCCCTGCCCGAGGACACCCTCGGCATGACGCATATCGCAGTCTCCGCCAAGCTGGAGCGCGAACTGGCCGAGGTCGACGATCCCGAAGAAAAAGCCATGTTCCTGGAGGATCTCGGCATCACCGAATCAGCCCTGGACAAGGTCATTGCCAAGACCTACCACCTCCTCGGACTCATCTCGTTTTTGACCGCAGGCGACGACGAATGCCGCACATGGCCCCTGCGCGCGGGTTCCACCGCCCCCCAGGCCGCAGGGGTCATTCATACCGACTTTGAAAAAGGTTTTATCAGAGCGGAAGTCATCGCTTTCGAGGACTTCCTGAAGCACGGCGATTTCAAAAAGGTCAAGGATGCCGGACGAGCGCGTCTCGAAGGCAAGGAATATATCGTCCGGGACGGCGACATCATTGAATTTCGATTCAATGTTTAG
- the aroL gene encoding shikimate kinase AroL — translation MQPHKNIYLIGPRACGKTSVGQALADRLGREFVDTDHAFVATAGMGIADYVLQYGWDAFRDREVEILQRESLAGGRVIGCGGGIVLRQENRTVLKKGITIYLKAAPEELARRLMADPLEAQRPSLTGKSLMDEVRDVLAQRAPLYEGCADSVVAGVDLDETVGMALHEIENLS, via the coding sequence ATGCAGCCGCACAAGAACATATATCTCATCGGGCCGCGCGCCTGCGGCAAGACCAGTGTGGGACAAGCCTTGGCCGATCGGCTCGGCAGGGAGTTCGTTGATACTGATCATGCTTTTGTCGCGACCGCGGGTATGGGGATTGCGGACTATGTCCTGCAGTATGGCTGGGATGCTTTTCGGGACCGCGAGGTCGAGATTCTTCAGCGGGAGTCATTGGCCGGTGGCCGGGTCATCGGATGTGGCGGCGGCATAGTGTTGCGTCAGGAAAACCGCACCGTTTTGAAGAAAGGCATCACCATCTATCTCAAAGCCGCGCCGGAAGAACTGGCCCGACGGCTTATGGCTGACCCTCTTGAAGCCCAGCGTCCGTCTTTGACCGGCAAGTCCCTGATGGACGAGGTTCGGGATGTGTTGGCCCAGCGCGCACCCTTGTATGAAGGATGCGCGGACAGCGTCGTTGCCGGGGTTGATCTTGACGAGACGGTCGGGATGGCCCTGCACGAGATTGAAAATCTTTCCTGA
- a CDS encoding potassium transporter TrkG encodes MRTKLFSPYLLPVWFFAGAIVCGAFILHLDVSHPGGSLTFLDALFTATSAMCVTGLAVVDTGSYFSTLGLDVILVLIQLGGLGIMTFTTLVIHLLGKHVSLSDRIAVGQSLLRDPSFSLPIFLVRVVCGTLAIEGLGALGLWLMDPVGFAPYSAVFHSVSAFCNAGFSLYPDSLTRWAGHGGVNSVFILLITAGGLGFYVLNECATVLVKRVAHYKVKYHEKPKLSWYSLIVLKTSAFLVIVGTIVIFFAEGAAGNAPESWFEHFWTALFQSVTCRTAGFNTVDIGGMTNVSLAFMMLLMLIGGSPGSTAGGIKTTTFRALCGFVWSQFRGHGQVRLGKFALDQRGLNKVVSLVTMTFVLVGTGVMVLTALESGSSSYLLARGEFLENMFESISAFATVGLSTGLTPLLDNVEKGTVIVLMFVGRLGPIWLLSALQSWQVESRYRVPTAELPLG; translated from the coding sequence ATGCGCACTAAACTCTTTTCTCCATACCTGCTGCCGGTCTGGTTTTTTGCCGGAGCCATCGTGTGCGGCGCATTCATTCTGCACCTTGATGTAAGTCATCCCGGCGGCTCGCTGACCTTTCTCGACGCCCTGTTCACGGCTACGTCCGCCATGTGTGTGACCGGTCTGGCTGTGGTTGATACCGGTTCCTATTTTTCCACCCTCGGGCTGGATGTCATCCTGGTGCTCATCCAACTCGGCGGGCTGGGCATCATGACCTTTACCACGCTCGTCATCCATCTGCTCGGCAAGCACGTGTCATTGAGTGACCGTATTGCCGTGGGGCAAAGTCTTTTGCGCGATCCTTCATTCAGTCTTCCCATTTTTCTGGTTCGGGTGGTGTGCGGTACGCTGGCCATTGAAGGACTCGGCGCCTTGGGGCTGTGGTTGATGGACCCGGTTGGCTTTGCGCCGTACTCGGCGGTGTTCCATTCGGTTTCGGCCTTTTGCAACGCCGGTTTTTCCCTGTATCCAGACAGCTTGACCCGGTGGGCGGGACACGGCGGGGTCAATTCGGTTTTCATTCTGCTCATCACGGCCGGAGGGCTCGGCTTCTATGTGCTCAATGAATGTGCGACCGTTCTGGTGAAGCGCGTTGCGCATTACAAGGTGAAGTATCATGAGAAACCGAAGCTCAGCTGGTATTCGCTCATAGTCCTGAAGACCTCGGCGTTTCTTGTCATCGTGGGCACCATTGTCATTTTCTTTGCGGAAGGTGCGGCCGGGAACGCTCCCGAAAGCTGGTTCGAGCATTTCTGGACCGCACTGTTTCAGTCGGTGACCTGCCGTACCGCCGGATTCAATACCGTCGATATCGGCGGTATGACCAATGTTTCATTGGCGTTCATGATGCTGCTCATGCTCATCGGCGGCTCGCCGGGATCAACCGCCGGCGGCATCAAGACCACGACGTTCAGGGCCTTGTGCGGATTTGTCTGGTCCCAGTTCAGGGGGCATGGTCAGGTCAGGCTCGGCAAGTTTGCGCTGGATCAGCGGGGGTTGAACAAGGTCGTTTCCCTGGTCACCATGACGTTTGTTCTTGTCGGGACCGGGGTCATGGTGCTGACCGCCCTTGAGAGTGGGAGCAGTTCATATCTTCTGGCCAGAGGGGAATTTCTGGAAAACATGTTCGAGTCCATTTCCGCTTTTGCCACGGTGGGTTTGTCCACCGGACTGACGCCGCTGTTGGACAATGTGGAAAAGGGCACGGTCATTGTGCTCATGTTTGTCGGACGTCTAGGGCCGATATGGCTGCTTTCAGCCTTGCAGAGCTGGCAGGTGGAGTCGCGTTACCGTGTCCCCACGGCTGAACTGCCGCTGGGATAG
- a CDS encoding TrkA family potassium uptake protein, producing MANKKEIGVIGLGKFGFSLARALTELGHAVVGVDRNPDNVRKAQDIMAQVYEADATDEKMLVQTGFGDLDKVIVSTGDSMEASILVVLNLQAIGVKNIWVKAISEEHERVLYKLGVPFVVFPEAFVAFQLAHRIAMPGIQEYFGMGKDVVTREIIVDAWAGKTLRDLNLTNTYNVQVVAFRQAGDSDFHFVPQADRIMEAGDVLVLLGKTSNVMQIEKF from the coding sequence ATGGCGAATAAAAAGGAAATCGGTGTCATCGGGCTTGGCAAGTTCGGGTTTTCCCTTGCGCGGGCCCTGACCGAACTTGGCCATGCGGTTGTCGGCGTGGACCGCAATCCGGACAATGTCCGCAAAGCGCAGGACATCATGGCCCAGGTCTACGAGGCCGATGCAACGGATGAAAAGATGCTCGTTCAGACCGGGTTCGGGGACTTGGACAAGGTGATTGTTTCCACTGGAGATTCCATGGAAGCGAGCATTCTCGTGGTGCTCAATCTGCAAGCCATCGGCGTGAAGAATATCTGGGTCAAGGCCATCAGCGAGGAGCACGAGCGGGTTCTCTACAAGCTCGGGGTGCCTTTCGTGGTTTTCCCGGAGGCCTTTGTGGCGTTCCAGTTGGCCCATCGCATCGCCATGCCAGGAATTCAGGAGTATTTCGGCATGGGCAAGGATGTGGTGACCCGTGAGATCATCGTCGACGCCTGGGCGGGAAAGACCTTGCGTGATCTGAATTTGACCAATACCTATAATGTGCAGGTAGTCGCCTTCCGGCAGGCGGGTGATTCGGATTTCCACTTTGTTCCGCAGGCCGACAGAATCATGGAAGCGGGAGACGTTCTGGTGCTTCTCGGAAAGACCTCGAACGTTATGCAGATAGAAAAGTTTTAG